The following DNA comes from Heterodontus francisci isolate sHetFra1 chromosome 44, sHetFra1.hap1, whole genome shotgun sequence.
GTCTGAGTATATAGTTTTTGCGCCATTCTTTAGGGCTAGAGATTAACAGCAGCGGGGTGAAGGGATCAGCAAGGGGACGGGACATCTAGCTTTTGCAGGGCATGCTGTGCTGTTTCAACTCCACAAACTGCATCTTTTATCACTGAAAGGTCCCCTAGTCTGAAATCAAACTGATTCACAGGCTTGGCTGCCAGTCAGATGGGTAGGAGTCCAGTGAAGGTTAGCAGGAGCCGGTGATTCTCTTTCCAGACCCTGGGAGAATCTGATCCTTGGCTGAGTCCAGATTCTGGAGAAAGTGTCCGATCTGGGTGAGGGCACTGCGGTCTGATGCTGGGATGTGGGTGGACGGATTCTGGGAAAATAACTGATCCGGGTGGGAGAGAAGCGATGACTAACGCTGGGATGGGAGatgtctgatcctggagtgagtgTGTGATCTGTGTTGGTCGGAAATGgtaggtgggggggtgggtgtagtGTCTGATCCCAGGACGCAGGTCTGATCCTGGATCCTGGGGGGTTTTGCATGGGGTGTCTGATATTCTGATGATGGGgagttttttgggggggggaggttTGGTGCGTGGTGGTGGGGTCAAGGGATGAActctgaaggtgatttagagctttggatcagaaattggctagctgaaagaagacagagggtggtggttgatggcaaatgttcatcctggagtttagttattagtggtgtaccgcaaggatctgttttggggccactgctttctgtcatttttataaatgacctggatgagggtgtagaagtgtgggttagtaaatttgcggatgacacgaaggtcggtggagttgtggaaagtgccgaaggatgttgtagggtacagaggggcatagaaaggttgcagagctgggctgagagatggcaaatggagtttaatgcggaaaagtgtgaggtgattcactttggaaggagtaacaggaatgcagagtactgggctaatgggaagattcttggtagtgtagatgagcagagagatcttggtgtccaggtacacaaatccctgaaagttgctacccaggttaatagggctgttaagaaggcatatggtgtgttagcttttattagtagggggatcgagtttcggagccacgaggtcatgctgctgctgtacaaaactctggtgaggccgcacctggagtattgcgtgcagttctggtcaccgcattataggaaagatgtggaagctttggaaagggtgcagaggagatttactgggatgttgcctggtatggagggaaggtcttacaaggaaaggctgagggacttgaggttgttttcgttggagagaaggaggaggagaggtgacttaatagagacatataagataatcagagggttagatagggtggatagtgagagtctttttcctcggatggtgatggcaaacacaaggggacatagctttaagttgaggggtgatagatataggaccgatgttagaggtagtttctttactcagagagtagttggggcgtggaaccccctgcctgcaacagtagtagactcaccaactttaagggcatttaagtggtcattggatagacatatggatgaaaatggaatagtgtaggtcagatgctttcacaggtcggcgcaacatcgagggctgaagggcctgtactgcgctgtaatgttggaATGTTCTgcctcttcctggcccacaagcattAAGCACGTATCATCACCCTGAAACTGTCTTCATCAACCTTAAGCTGCTGCTTTTTTGAGGCTCGTGAAACTCGGCCGgacacagttaaacatggaaaaaAGATTAGATCAGAGTCTTCCGgactcattaaaatatttattttACCAAACCGCCTCCGGGGAGCTGTTGTCCGCTCCACTCTCTGTCCGAACTCGGTTAAAGTGGAAGTGGGTTTTTGGTATGGGTTCGGATTTTTAAATTTTCACCTCTGACCCAACGCCAACCAAACCATTTTTGTTGCTAAAATCCTGCCCTGAATGTGTGGGTCAGACAGGGATAATGTTTGGTCAGTAATTTCCTGTCTCTTTTCCCTACTCTTTCTGACAGTGAAtttgctggcgattgtgatcctgtcccgggggaagtgcggactctccacctgcaccactcgctacctggtggccatggcaacggcggatctactggttatTATCAATGATGTCATACTAAGGcgtatcagttattattatttcccagaaactttcctgaacatcacccctgtttGCAGTGTTATCGATGTCCTGAatggtgcagccacagactgttctgtctggttcaccgtcactttctccgttgatcgatttgtggccatttgttgccagaagctgaaaactagatATTGCACCgaaaaaacagcggctgtggttctagcaacaacctgcattctgctctgtttagaaaatgtccCTTTATATTTTGTATCCGAACCTGGGGAGATAATTGACAGTATACCGTGGGGCTGCATTGTGAAACCAAGCTGCtatactgagcctggatgggtgggatttgactggtttgataagattttaaccccattgctcccatttgttTTAATTCTTTTGTTCAACGCTATGACAGTCAGatgcattttagtggccagtcgagtccgtaagggactgaggggtcagagcaagggagagaattgcagtgacccagagatggagagcagaagaaagtctgtgattttactcttcaccatatccggcagcttcatacttctgtggtcgaTTATTGTTATAGATTTCTTATATTATAATATTACAGGGGCAGATCCTGGGAATTACAATGATTTTGAATATATTTTTGAAGAAGTTGGAGATTTGCTGCaggttttaagttgctgcacaaacacatttatttatggggtaactcagtccaagttcagagaacaaTTCAAGATCGTGGTGAAGTATCCGGTTAAATCAattattcaactaattaataaacgaAACaattgagagcagcccagaggcgcgTTCCAATGCTTCCAGCTCGTAAATGTAATATTATTGCCCAGATTTCCATCAACTCAAGAACACCAGGAACCACAGGGGATCCGAAAATATCCCccgaaatgggggaggggctggaggagagacAGTGTGCCCCTGCAGGACAGGGAAATAATCAGCAGCCACAGAAATCTCCTCCACTGCCACTGGTTCAGTTCTCAGTTCCTTACATCTgctgagaaagaaaaaaaaatcttctTACAAAAGTAAAATGCTTCAGATGCTGAAAGTCGTCTTGTGCAAATTGATTATTATGATTTTACTAAATTTGGGGGATAATTTATTGAGTCTGTCTCCCTCCTATTCCCCCACCTGATCGCTTTGgtcaatcccactctctctcttgcaTCTCTCTTTATGTCTGCTTGGATGGATGGAGCCAAGTCATTTCCTGGTCTCCGTGTTCGACAATATTGTTATCAGCTCCCTCTGTGCAGGGAGCAAATGGAAGCCAGATCGATCGACTTCAAAGTATGGGATCTCTCTCATCTGAATCAGCAGCTCGGGGGTTCCAGGTACAAAATCCCAAACAGACGCCCCGCCTGTCCAGCACACACTCCTCCACCAACACCGGCTCGAGTTACCAGGACTGAGGGgcagctgcactgtcagtggtggtggggtgggtggtgctactgagagagtgctgcactgtcagagaggcagcattgagggagcgctgcattatcggGGGtgaactgagggagagttgcactgtcggaggtgcagtacctTGGGTGCGGTGTGCATTCGGGGCGAGGGGAGGTACTGAGATCGTGCTGAACTgctggaggggcagtaatgagggagcgctaccCTTTTGAGGGGTGCACTTAAAGAATTTATGTGATGCCCTGAGGAGGAAGGGTGAAAGGATCATTGGAATATCCTGTGTGGGCCTGTCTGGTGAAaaagtctttgggatatcctggcgAGTGGGGTGAGGGggtttttgggatgtcctgatgggGGAATGGGTGAGAGGGCTGGTGAAAAGGTCTTTGTTCTTCGGGGACTGAAATATGAGTTTCTCTTTCTTATGCAGTATTGGGTAGTGTCTGAGTTTAAACATCTCCCTGTGCCATGTATCCTCTGATAGTCTGAAGGTGCAGGCAGGTTCCTGGAGTCTTCATGTGTACTGAATTCAgcttaaaataaacacaaagaCACAGCAATTTCACTCTCACCCCAATATCTTATCGCTTCCTCTTTCTCTATAATTGCTGCACCAGAAATACTGGGGCCCGCTCAAACATCCTGAGTTCCTCTTAATGCGGCAATGTTCCTCTTAAAATGCCAATGCACTTCAAAAAGAAGCAACGCCCCTCCTCAAGTTAGTCCACCCCTCTGTTAGTGGCAGCCCCTCTGTTCGTGGCAATGCTCTTCTTAAAGGAGCAATGCATCTCTTACAGCAGCAACtcttaaataaaagcagaaaattctagaaatactcagcaggacaggcagcatctgtggcgagagaaggatAGTTGAAGTGTCAGGTCGGTCGCCTTTCTCCTGCCAAAGACTTGTCTACAAGTTCCTcaactcctgacaaagccttgtcttcaactccctcacctcctgtaaaagacttgtcttcaactccctcacctaccTGCAAAGCCCTGTCTTCAAATGCATCACCGAATGGCAATTACCTGTCTTCAGCTCATttacctcctgacaaagccttgtctttatACCGTCACCTACTGACAAAGCCTTGCCTTCAAATTCCTCACCTTCTGACAAAGCCTTGTTTTCAACCACCTcaactcctgacaaagccttgtcttcaactccctcacgtcCAGACAAAGCCTAGGATACAAGTCCATCacttcctgacaaagccttgtcttcaactccctcacctcctgaccaaGTCTTGTCTTCGACTCTTTCACCGACTGACAatgccttgtcttcaactccctcacctcctgacaaatccttgtcttcaactccctcaccttctGACAAAGCGTTGTCTTCAACTCATTCACCTCCTGACATAGCCTTGTCTTCAACCCCCTCACCtactgacaaagacttgtcttcaaatccctcaactcctgacaaagacttggcttcaactccctcaccaccTGACAAAGCCCTGTTTACAAATCCCACACCTCCTggcaaagacttgtcttcaacacCCTCACCTCCTCACAATGCGTTGGCTTCAATTCCCTCACCtttgacaaagacttgtcttcaacacCCTCTCCTCCTGACAAAGACATGTCTTCAACTCCCTGACcttctgacaaagccttgtcttctacTCCCTCACCTCCcaacaaagacttgtcttcaactcattcacctcctgacaaagacttgtcttcatgTTCCCcaactcctgacaaagccttgtctttaacaccctcacctcctgacaaagcattgtcttcaactccctcacctcctgactaaTCCTTCTGACAAAGCCTGGCCTTCAACTACCTAACCTGCTGACAAAGCctagtcttcaactccctcaccttcaGATAAAGCCTTGCCTTCAACTCCTTCACCTCCTAACAAAGACATGTCCTCAtcgccctcacctcctgacaaaggccAGTCTTCAACTCATTCACCTCCTGACATtgacttgtcttcaactccctcacctactgACAAAGCCCTGTCTTCAAATCCCACACCTCATGACAATTACCTGTCTTCAACTCATTCACCTCCTggcaaagacttgtcttcaactcccacACCTCCTGACCAAGCCTTTTCTTCAACGTCCTCACCTCCTGaaaaagacttgtcttcaactccctcacctcctcataaagccttgtcttcaactccctcacctcctgacaaagccttgtcttcagcacctcacctcctgacaaagacatgTCTTCAGTTGccccacctcctgacaaagacttgtcttcaactccctgaccttctgacaaagccttgtcttctactccctcacctcctgacaaagacttgtcttcaactcattcacctcctgacaaagacttgtcttcatgTTCCCCAACTCCTAACAAAGCCTTGTCTTTAACTCCCTCAtctcctgacaaagacttgtcttcaactgACTCACCTCCTGACAGAGCCTTGTCTTCAACTCATTCTCCTCCTGACAAAGACATGCCTTCAACATCCTCACCTCGTGACAAAGACCTGTCTTCAACACCCGCACCTCCTGATAATgcctcgtcttcaactccctcacctcctgacaaagcttTGTCTTCAAATCATTTACCTCCTGACAAAGACATGTCTTGACCTCCCTCACCTCCGGTCAAAGACTTGTCTTcatctccctcacctcctgacaaagccttgtcttcaacgtcctcacctcctgacaaagacttgtcttcacctccctcacctcctgacaaagccttgtcatcAACtctctcacctcctgacaaagccttgtcttcagcaCCTCAGTTCCTGACAAAGACATGTCTTCAActgcctcacctcctgacaaagacttgtcttcaactccctgacCTTCTGACAAAGCCATGTCTTCTACTCCTTCACCTCCCAACAATGACATGTCTTCAACTCATTCACCTCCTGACacagccttgtcttcaactccctcacctcctgacaaagccttgcctTCATCTCCCCCACCtactgacaaagacttgtcttcaaatccctcaactcctgacaaagacttgtcttcagcCCATTCACCTCCTGAGAAatacttgtcttcaactccctcacctcgagACAAATCctggtcttcaactccctcacctcctgacaaagacttgtcttcaactccctcagctCCTAACAAacccttgtcttcaactccctcacctttctgacaaagacttgtcttcaactccctcacctcctgacatagCCTTGTCTTCTATTCCCTCACCTTCTGACAAagccttgttttcaactccctcacctccagacaaagccttgtattCAAGTCCGTCACTTCATGACAAAGCCttatcttcaactccctcacctccagaCAAATCCTTGGCTTCATCTCTTTCAccgcctgacaaagccttgtcttcaactacctcacctcctgacaaagacgtgtcttcaactccctcacctcataACAAAGccatgtcttcaactccctcacctcctgaaaaAGCCTTGTCTTcacctccctcacctcctgacaaagacttgacTTCAATTCCCTCACCACCAGAGAAATCCATGTatccaactccctcacctcctgacaacattgtcttcaactccctcaccttctGACAATGAGCTGCCTTCAACTCCCTCTCTTCCTGACAAAGGCTTGCCTTCAACTCCCACACCTCCTTGCAAGGCTTGACTTCAACTCCCCAAGGCTCTGACAAAGCTGtgtcttcaaatccctcacctcctgacaatgcCTTGCCTTTAAcaacctcacctcctgacaaagacttgtcttcaacacCCTCACCTCCTCAGAATGCCTCGTCTTCAATTCTCTCACctttgacaaagccttgtcttcaactccctcacttccagacaaagccttgtcttcaagtcCCTCACCTCCTGaaaagacttgtcttcaactccctcaccacctgacaaagtcctgtcttcaaatCCCACACCTCCTggcaaagacttgtcttcaacacCCTCACCTCCTCACAATGCGTTGTCTTCAATACCCTCACCCTTGACAAAGACTTGTCTtaaactccctctcctcctgacaAAGATTTGTCTTCAACTctttcacctcctgacaaagccttgtcttcaacaccctcacctcctgacaaagcatTGTCTTCAATTCCCTCACCTCCTGACTaatccttgtcttcaactccctcaccttctGACTGAGCCTTGCTTTCaactaactcacctgctgactaagCCTCGTCTTCATCTCCCTCACCTCCAGATGAAGCCTTGTATTCAACTCCTTCAactcctgacaaagacttgtcttcaggTTCCTcaactcctgacaaagccttgtctttaaCTCCCTCACCTCCGGTCAAAGACTTGTCTTcatctccctcacctcctgacaaaggctTGGCTTCAACTCATTCTCCTCCTGACATTGgcgtgtcttcaactccctcaccgacTGACAAAGCCCTGTCTTCCAATCCCTCACCTCATGACAATTACCTGTCTTCAACTCATTCACCTCCTggcaaagacttgtcttcaactccctcacctcctgacaaagccttgcctTCAgcacctcacctcctgacaaagacatgtcttcaactccctcacctcctgacaaagccttgtcttcaactccctcacctcctgacaaagccttgtcttcagcacctcacctcctgacaaagacatgtcttcaactccctcacctcccgaCAAAAACTTGTCTTCAACTCATTCACCTCCTGACatagccttgtcttcaactccctcacctcctgacaaagcgttgtcttcaaatccctcactcctgacaaagacttgtcttcaactccctcacctctagACAaatccttgtcttcaactccctcacttcctaacaaagccttgtcttcaactccctcacattTCTGACAAAGACTTGTATTCTACCCCTTCACTTCCTGGCAAAGCCttatcttcaactccctcacctcctgacaaagacttgtctttaGCTcattcacctcctgacatgccttgTCTTCAacaccctcacctcctgacaaagccttgtttcaACTCCTTCCCTCCTGACAAAGACCTGTCTTCATGTCCCTCACCTCCTGTCACGGGTTTGTCATCTCCTGCCTGATCAAGTCCAGAGAATCCAGCTGCCTGTCATATTGAGACTCCAGTACTTCCCTCACTCCTGCAATGAACCCATCTTACTCTGAAATCTCAAAATGAGTCTGATGTGCTCCAAGTGTCTATGAAGACTGGAAAATAAGTGCTTGAACTTTTGGAGTTTCTTCAGCACCTGACAGTATGTACTGCTCTATCACACATCCTCCCTGTAACCCCAGGGCCTGATCTTCATGACTGCCTGGATAGCATttctctatggcactctcagagcAAGGggtgtcaggggaaggagaggtgaTGGTCTGAGTATCGACTCATGTTCCCAGCCGCCCACAACAGCATCCTGAAGGTGCAATGTGAGGATAGGTGTAACAGTGCCACATTACCTGCCCTCTCACCCATGGTGCACACCGTCCTGATCGTCTGGAtgcccctctccttccatctcagtcTCATTTAATGCCTCATTTTCCTCTGTGACCTGCGGCTGACTGCTTTCTCCAGGTCCCCTTTCCACACCATCGGCTGCTGCCACTGACGCTCCACCATCTCCAGCCGGTGTGTCCACTGACAGCAGTGCACCTTTCAGAAGAAAACATTTACATGAGTTATGCTCAGTTGTCATATCATGGAAGCTCGAAAGCTCAAACATGGTTTAAACATGCTGCTGGTGACACTCACCTTTCCTCACCCCATTGTCTGCTTGGTCCCCAGTCTCTGAAGTATTACTGATTTCCAGCAGCTGCCTGGACCTCTCTTCATACTCATGAAGATCTTTCTGAAAGATTGCACTTCCTCGGTCAATGAGAGCTCCCGGGCAGAATGAACCATCTTACTCTTGACAAACATGTCAAATAAATATTGATGTGGATCTTGTGGACCCAATTGTGGTGAATGCTGAAAATTCTGCTACTAATGTGTGCGACAATGGCACAACAGATTCCAGAAACTGCACTGGTGCTGAAAACTGGAACTTGCAGTGTGTATCAAATGGTTCGGTGGAGAGCACGCTGTTCGTTCCACTGGGCCGTGTTCTAAAGGGGAAAGTACCAGTAAATCAGGAACTGGGACTGATTGCCCGGCAGTTACTCATATTTTGGGGTTGATACCAGACGGTGCAGAACCTGCTCTGGAGTACATTtttacacacagagtaacagaagTGTTGAAATATTCCTTCAGTTCCCCTGGCTCCTCCCATTCTGGGCAGCCCCCCAGCAACTCCATTTCCCTGGACCCCACCCCGGCCACGTAACTCCCACTCCTGCTTCCCCCCCTGCAAATCCAGCAATTTAACTAACCCGGCTCCTCCCTGGCTCCACCCAGCACACTTGTAACACCCTCCTGCCAATTACAACCACCACCCGACACCCCGCTGGCTCCCACCAGCACTTGTGGCACCATTCTTGACCAGCCCCACCCCCGGCACCACTCCTGGCTCCCCCTGGCACCCCCAGGAATCACTCCAGCAGCTCAGCTTCACCCCGGGTTATGCCCACCCCTGCCCAGACTGCCCCTACAGCTGCCCTGGCTCCTATCCCTTTCA
Coding sequences within:
- the LOC137355966 gene encoding probable G-protein coupled receptor 139 yields the protein MTDELIRYVASSFTTEHTNMGHAVIQKIEDIYYPFLAAVAVPVNLLAIVILSRGKCGLSTCTTRYLVAMATADLLVIINDVILRRISYYYFPETFLNITPVCSVIDVLNGAATDCSVWFTVTFSVDRFVAICCQKLKTRYCTEKTAAVVLATTCILLCLENVPLYFVSEPGEIIDSIPWGCIVKPSCYTEPGWVGFDWFDKILTPLLPFVLILLFNAMTVRCILVASRVRKGLRGQSKGENCSDPEMESRRKSVILLFTISGSFILLWSIIVIDFLYYNITGADPGNYNDFEYIFEEVGDLLQVLSCCTNTFIYGVTQSKFREQFKIVVKYPVKSIIQLINKRNN